The following coding sequences are from one Arthrobacter sp. 24S4-2 window:
- a CDS encoding squalene cyclase, which translates to MTVNPALLDWLLDSDPALRWQVERDLSGAPREVWSASRGRIATEGFGARLLALQDPDGQWAGGAYFPRDFDFQGPETAEGAGQPWTATTWTLNTLRDWGLDAAALAGTAELLAANSRWEYDDLPYWGGEVDACINAYTLANGVWLGADVSGIAQWFLDHRMADGGWNCEWVDGSTRSSFHSTLNSLKGLLYYEAATGGSDALRAARRAGEEYLLQRRLLHTLSTGELVGPWVTRLAYPFRWIYNALSGADYFRTAALHDGADPDPRLTEAVGAIRAARRPDGTWLQERRHPGRVWFDVDVAPGEPSKWLTFYGTRVLAWWDGAPNAKRGAG; encoded by the coding sequence ATGACCGTGAACCCAGCTCTGCTCGACTGGTTGCTTGACTCCGACCCGGCACTGCGCTGGCAGGTCGAGCGCGACCTCTCGGGCGCCCCGCGTGAGGTGTGGAGTGCGAGCCGGGGCCGCATCGCGACGGAAGGGTTCGGGGCGCGGCTGCTCGCCCTGCAGGACCCGGACGGCCAGTGGGCAGGGGGAGCATACTTCCCCCGCGACTTCGACTTCCAGGGCCCCGAGACGGCCGAGGGTGCGGGGCAGCCGTGGACCGCGACGACGTGGACGCTCAACACGCTCCGCGACTGGGGCCTCGATGCCGCCGCCCTGGCCGGCACGGCGGAACTGCTCGCCGCGAACTCCCGCTGGGAGTATGACGACCTGCCGTATTGGGGCGGCGAAGTGGACGCCTGCATCAACGCCTACACGCTGGCCAACGGGGTTTGGCTCGGGGCGGATGTCTCCGGAATTGCCCAATGGTTCCTGGACCACCGAATGGCCGACGGCGGCTGGAACTGCGAGTGGGTGGACGGTTCCACCCGTTCGTCCTTCCATTCCACGCTCAACTCGCTAAAGGGGCTCCTGTACTACGAGGCCGCGACCGGCGGCAGCGACGCCCTGCGCGCTGCCCGCCGGGCCGGCGAGGAGTACCTGCTGCAGCGCCGGCTGCTCCACACACTGTCCACGGGCGAGCTCGTCGGGCCATGGGTGACCCGGTTGGCCTACCCGTTCCGCTGGATCTACAACGCGCTCAGCGGGGCCGACTATTTCCGGACGGCCGCGCTGCACGACGGCGCCGACCCCGATCCGCGGCTCACGGAGGCGGTCGGGGCGATCCGCGCCGCCCGCCGCCCCGACGGCACCTGGCTGCAGGAGCGCCGCCATCCCGGACGGGTGTGGTTCGACGTGGACGTGGCACCCGGCGAGCCGTCAAAGTGGCTCACGTTCTACGGCACGCGTGTCCTCGCCTGGTGGGACGGCGCGCCAAACGCAAAAAGGGGAGCCGGTTGA
- a CDS encoding glycoside hydrolase family 3 N-terminal domain-containing protein, protein MSSGAAEKQVLPFAAGPDAVERLIREMTLEEKAAQLVGVWVNASTDGDSVAPLQSQMAGDARSWDDVISHGLGQITRMYGTTPLEPLEGARRLAAAQEQIMAASRFGIPAQVHEECLAGLAAWKATAFPVPLAWGATFNPALVREMAGRIGASMRALGVHQGLAPVLDVVRDLRWGRVEETIGEDPYLVGTVATAYVQGLESEGIVATLKHFVGYSASRAGRNHAPVSMGPRELADVMLPPFEMAIKHGRARSVMHAYTDTDGVPAAANRALLTALLREEWGFAGTVVADYFGVAFLNVTHGVAADSGDAAVLALEAGVDVELPTVNCYGEPLLQRVREGALDESVIDTALRRVLTQKLEAGLLSPEFDPVPPALAAGPIDLDPPLNRGLARLIAQQSLVLLSNGTFDGGPALPLPAAALGSLGVVGPLAEDPFAMLGCYSFDAHVGASHPDVPMGISVPTVAQAAARRFGAVRSSATGTCEAATPEQISQACAVAASVDTVVVVVGDNAGLFGRGTSGEGNDAADLRLPGDQHAMLDRVLTAAAAAGTRVVVVVLSGRPYALGDFAERADAIVQGFFPGEEGADALWDVLTGVVNPSGKLPVSVPRTPGGQPGTYLQSRLAGPTGVSALDPSPLYGFGHGLSYTSFEFSGHLASAPTISTSDAVTVSCTVTNTGSVDGAEVVQLYLADPVGEVVRPVRELIGYARVELAAGASATVEFTVHADRTSFTGLDLERIVAPGLVKLHLATSSTADVHTHELILHGPRRVAGFEREMLTPVTVTPLVQPAPLFAFGAPSHQARTRVP, encoded by the coding sequence GTGAGCAGCGGTGCCGCCGAAAAGCAAGTACTCCCCTTCGCCGCCGGGCCGGACGCCGTCGAACGCCTCATCCGTGAGATGACCCTCGAGGAGAAGGCCGCCCAACTGGTGGGCGTCTGGGTGAACGCCTCCACGGACGGCGACTCGGTGGCGCCGCTGCAGAGCCAGATGGCCGGCGATGCCCGCTCATGGGATGACGTGATCTCCCACGGGCTGGGCCAGATCACCCGCATGTACGGCACCACCCCGCTGGAACCTTTGGAGGGCGCGCGGCGCCTGGCCGCCGCTCAGGAACAGATCATGGCCGCGTCCCGCTTCGGCATTCCCGCCCAGGTGCACGAGGAATGCCTGGCCGGGCTGGCCGCCTGGAAAGCCACAGCCTTCCCCGTGCCGCTGGCCTGGGGCGCCACTTTCAACCCGGCCCTGGTCCGCGAAATGGCCGGCCGGATCGGCGCCAGCATGCGCGCCCTCGGCGTGCACCAGGGCCTTGCCCCGGTGCTGGACGTGGTCCGCGACCTGCGCTGGGGCCGCGTGGAGGAAACCATCGGCGAGGACCCCTATCTGGTGGGCACCGTGGCCACCGCGTATGTGCAGGGCCTGGAGTCCGAGGGGATTGTGGCCACGCTCAAGCACTTTGTGGGCTACTCCGCCTCCCGCGCCGGCCGCAACCACGCCCCGGTCTCCATGGGCCCGCGCGAACTGGCCGACGTGATGCTGCCGCCGTTCGAGATGGCCATCAAGCACGGCCGCGCCCGGTCCGTGATGCACGCCTACACCGATACCGACGGCGTGCCGGCAGCCGCCAACCGCGCCCTGCTCACCGCACTGCTCCGCGAGGAATGGGGCTTCGCCGGAACGGTGGTGGCCGACTACTTCGGAGTCGCCTTCCTGAACGTCACCCACGGCGTGGCCGCCGATTCCGGCGACGCTGCGGTGCTGGCACTCGAGGCGGGGGTCGACGTCGAACTCCCCACCGTGAACTGCTACGGCGAGCCGCTGCTTCAGCGGGTCCGCGAAGGTGCGCTGGACGAATCGGTGATCGACACGGCGCTGCGCCGGGTCCTCACCCAGAAGCTGGAAGCCGGCCTGCTCTCCCCCGAGTTCGATCCCGTGCCGCCGGCACTGGCCGCCGGTCCGATCGACCTGGACCCTCCCTTGAACCGCGGCCTCGCGCGCCTGATCGCACAGCAGTCGCTGGTGCTGCTGAGCAACGGGACGTTCGACGGCGGCCCTGCGCTGCCGCTGCCCGCTGCCGCGTTGGGTTCGCTTGGGGTGGTGGGGCCGCTGGCCGAGGATCCGTTCGCGATGCTGGGCTGCTACTCGTTCGACGCGCACGTGGGTGCCTCCCACCCCGACGTGCCCATGGGCATTTCCGTGCCCACCGTGGCCCAGGCCGCCGCCCGCCGCTTCGGCGCAGTGCGCAGCTCGGCCACAGGCACCTGCGAGGCAGCCACCCCCGAGCAGATCTCCCAGGCCTGCGCGGTCGCTGCATCCGTGGACACTGTGGTGGTTGTGGTGGGTGACAACGCCGGGCTGTTCGGCCGCGGCACCTCGGGCGAGGGCAACGACGCCGCCGACCTCCGCCTTCCCGGTGACCAGCACGCCATGCTGGACCGGGTCCTCACGGCTGCTGCGGCCGCCGGAACCCGGGTTGTGGTTGTGGTCCTGAGCGGCCGGCCCTACGCACTGGGCGACTTCGCCGAGCGTGCCGACGCGATCGTCCAGGGGTTCTTCCCCGGAGAGGAAGGCGCCGACGCGCTCTGGGACGTGCTCACCGGCGTCGTCAATCCCTCCGGCAAACTGCCGGTGTCCGTTCCCCGCACCCCGGGCGGGCAGCCGGGCACGTACCTGCAGAGCCGGCTGGCCGGCCCCACTGGCGTCAGCGCCCTGGACCCGTCACCGCTCTACGGCTTTGGCCACGGCCTGTCCTATACCTCGTTCGAGTTCTCAGGCCATCTGGCCAGCGCGCCCACCATATCGACGTCGGACGCGGTCACCGTGAGCTGCACCGTCACCAATACGGGGTCTGTTGATGGTGCCGAAGTGGTGCAGCTGTACCTGGCGGACCCGGTGGGCGAAGTGGTCCGGCCGGTGCGCGAGCTGATCGGCTACGCGCGCGTGGAACTGGCCGCCGGAGCCTCGGCCACGGTGGAGTTCACGGTCCACGCGGACCGCACGTCCTTCACCGGCCTGGACCTGGAGCGCATCGTGGCGCCGGGTCTGGTGAAGCTCCATCTGGCCACGTCCAGCACGGCTGATGTGCATACGCACGAGCTGATCCTGCACGGCCCGCGGCGCGTGGCGGGCTTCGAGCGGGAGATGCTCACGCCGGTCACGGTGACCCCTCTGGTTCAACCGGCTCCCCTTTTTGCGTTTGGCGCGCCGTCCCACCAGGCGAGGACACGCGTGCCGTAG